Proteins encoded in a region of the Hippocampus zosterae strain Florida chromosome 11, ASM2543408v3, whole genome shotgun sequence genome:
- the mlip gene encoding muscular LMNA-interacting protein isoform X2 gives MREQSVVGAYEKTSGKTMSGGEILKAEIRLIKDSPQGGVEKEIKTNESPVAQVSRYHNSMSFGGRSENTPKHSGAASMETTDNKHQGLSERRGHDSSGRVEVSSGFSPNKPPGLDRTTSPAWSAHVFPTPASSRESILSEGWDRDKCWPAMPLSSVASPSSLSRTVSPCSSVRSGVFSPAVVQIRKHALAPGSSLVHIPQSCFSSCDSLASSIHPQSPPVRRRLPLTRLSLLTAILRKGRLPVLSASLPRPYTPCWPVNPVTLTFCNACSAASTVASIPLEFSSPFTSSTTLDGQAFPHREPIRSVTAPPPELPDEHSRPRAPVKWCSRESRPRSLPKWDQAISSPQMESRTVLPRDPSPGLCSKFKGVAPNDIEIPRQPTFAFKPPELKPSFAHLYLSSKRDHNFDKDMTPPTLLCQAATSTTEKSPQPNSSLSKLRWLSERLRSPSPSSPLSSQSHSRSASTATSPLPSFTTGRCKSPQGFPKAHNLTSRDTPVAFSGWHSPIGSPTPTPSPATLFRDFTPSPSFSPRFTPSPRPGSGISDCSDRESKKRKPHKIKSSYKSLAAIPTNTVLLDQQVIDEQVERENVLKRGIMRDEEDTHAEMCSPAQLRQQSEELYAAIDEILANSNPPNKTATKMLATDVSLRSNSTKSLGRETKYASVSSVHPLPSVKRRLTDSKKTKPGIVHPMMTVPKLSEKDGAEYRGYLFRETDARRSLKGNAKTESVGLEDTGGNGHTSRTSQALQGQRTSERRGPYAMWELQIIEPEGQISHDASTSLCSQPCETHI, from the exons ATGCGTGAACAG AGCGTGGTTGGCGCCTATGAGAAGACAAGCGGCAAGACCATGTCGGGTGGGGAGATTTTAAAAGCGGAGATACGCTTGATCAAAGATTCACCACAGGGTGGAGTAGAAAAggaaataaagacaaatgag TCTCCAGTAGCCCAAGTGAGCCGCTACCACAACTCCATGTCTTTTGGTGGCCGGTctgaaaatacacccaaacaCAGCGGCGCTGCCTCCATGGAGACAACTGATAACAAACACCAAGGCCTTTCTGAGCGGCGGGGTCACGATTCCTCAGGACGCGTCGAGGTTAGCTCGGGTTTCTCTCCCAATAAGCCTCCCGGGTTGGATCGTACGACAAGCCCCGCATGGTCGGCACACGTGTTCCCCACGCCGGCTTCATCCAGGGAGTCCATCCTCTCAGAGGGCTGGGACAGAGACAAGTGCTGGCCCGCCATGCCGCTTTCCTCTGTTGCCTCTCCTTCTTCTCTCAGCCGCACCGTCTCTCCCTGCTCGTCGGTGCGCTCTGGCGTCTTCTCCCCTGCTGTGGTTCAGATCAGAAAGCACGCTCTCGCTCCGGGCTCCAGTTTGGTTCACATCCCTCAGTCCTGTTTTTCATCATGTGACAGCCTGGCTTCTTCAATCCACCCGCAGTCTCCTCCTGTTCGGCGCCGGCTTCCCCTCACCAGACTCTCCCTCTTGACAGCCATCCTGAGGAAAGGCCGCCTGCCCgttctctctgcttctctcccGAGGCCTTACACCCCCTGTTGGCCGGTGAACCCCGTGACTCTCACTTTCTGCAACGCGTGCTCAGCAGCTTCCACCGTGGCCTCCATTCCCCTGGAGTTTTCCTCTCCGTTCACATCATCTACAACCTTAGATGGTCAAGCTTTTCCTCACAGGGAGCCTATTAGGTCTGTTACGGCGCCCCCGCCTGAGCTGCCTGATGAGCACAGTAGGCCTCGCGCTCCAGTTAAATGGTGCTCAAGGGAGAGTCGCCCAAGAAGTCTGCCGAAGTGGGACCAGGCTATCTCGTCGCCGCAGATGGAGAGCAGGACCGTGCTGCCGAGAGACCCATCACCAGGACTATGCTCAAAATTTAAAGGCGTTGCACCGAACGACATAGAAATCCCACGGCAGCCTACTTTTGCGTTCAAGCCTCCTGAGTTGAAGCCCAGCTTTGCTCACCTGTACCTGAGCAGCAAAAGAGACCACAACTTTGACAAAGACATGACTCCGCCTACACTTTTGTGTCAAGCGGCCACTTCTACAACGGAGAAAAGTCCGCAGCCAAATTCTTCCCTGTCAAAACTTCGCTGGCTTTCCGAGCGCCTGCGATCCCCTTCTCCCAGCAGCCCCTTGTCTTCTCAATCACATTCCCGCTCAGCCAGCACCGCCACATCACCTCTCCCTTCTTTCACCACGGGGAGGTGTAAATCACCGCAAGGCTTCCCCAAGGCACATAACCTGACTTCTCGCGACACACCCGTCGCTTTTTCCGGGTGGCACTCGCCCATCGGCTCTCCCACGCCTACGCCCTCTCCCGCCACGCTATTTCGAGACTTCACGCCATCCCCTTCCTTCTCCCCGCGCTTCACGCCCTCCCCGAGGCCGGGGAGTGGAATATCAGACTGCAGTGACAGggagagtaaaaaaagaaag CCTCACAAGATTAAGTCAAGCTACAAATCACTTGCTGCAATCCCTACAAACACCGTTCTCTTGGATCAGCAG GTAATAGATGAGCAGGTAGAGAGGGAGAACGTCTTGAAAAGAGGAATCATGCGTGATGAAGAAGACACCCATGCTGAG ATGTGCTCACCTGCTCAGCTACGGCAGCAGTCAGAGGAACTGTACGCAGCAATTGATGAGATCTTGGCAAATTCCAATCCACCA AACAAAACGGCGACCAAGATGTTGGCGACCGACGTCAGTTTGCGG AGCAACTCTACCAAGTCTTTGGGACGTGAAACCAAATAT GCATCTGTCAGCAGTGTGCATCCACTTCCAAGTGTCAAAAGAAGGCTGACGGACTCCAAAAAG ACGAAGCCTGGGATTGTTCACCCGATGATGACTGTTCCAAAATTGTCAGAGAAGGACGGAGCAGAATATAGAGGCTATCTCTTCAGAGAAACGGATGCCCGTCGCAGCTTAAAAGGCAACGCCAAG ACGGAAAGTGTGGGCCTTGAAGACACGGGGGGAAATGGTCACACAAGTAGAACAAGTCAAGCGCTGCAAGGACAGAGGACATCTGAAAGAAGAGGTCCATATGCCATGTGGGAATTGCAGATCATTGAGCCCGAAGGCCAGATCAGTCATGACGCCTCCACCTCTCTCTGTTCGCAACCTTGTGAAACTCACATTTAA
- the mlip gene encoding muscular LMNA-interacting protein isoform X1: MREQSVVGAYEKTSGKTMSGGEILKAEIRLIKDSPQGGVEKEIKTNELQSPVAQVSRYHNSMSFGGRSENTPKHSGAASMETTDNKHQGLSERRGHDSSGRVEVSSGFSPNKPPGLDRTTSPAWSAHVFPTPASSRESILSEGWDRDKCWPAMPLSSVASPSSLSRTVSPCSSVRSGVFSPAVVQIRKHALAPGSSLVHIPQSCFSSCDSLASSIHPQSPPVRRRLPLTRLSLLTAILRKGRLPVLSASLPRPYTPCWPVNPVTLTFCNACSAASTVASIPLEFSSPFTSSTTLDGQAFPHREPIRSVTAPPPELPDEHSRPRAPVKWCSRESRPRSLPKWDQAISSPQMESRTVLPRDPSPGLCSKFKGVAPNDIEIPRQPTFAFKPPELKPSFAHLYLSSKRDHNFDKDMTPPTLLCQAATSTTEKSPQPNSSLSKLRWLSERLRSPSPSSPLSSQSHSRSASTATSPLPSFTTGRCKSPQGFPKAHNLTSRDTPVAFSGWHSPIGSPTPTPSPATLFRDFTPSPSFSPRFTPSPRPGSGISDCSDRESKKRKPHKIKSSYKSLAAIPTNTVLLDQQVIDEQVERENVLKRGIMRDEEDTHAEMCSPAQLRQQSEELYAAIDEILANSNPPNKTATKMLATDVSLRSNSTKSLGRETKYASVSSVHPLPSVKRRLTDSKKTKPGIVHPMMTVPKLSEKDGAEYRGYLFRETDARRSLKGNAKTESVGLEDTGGNGHTSRTSQALQGQRTSERRGPYAMWELQIIEPEGQISHDASTSLCSQPCETHI; encoded by the exons ATGCGTGAACAG AGCGTGGTTGGCGCCTATGAGAAGACAAGCGGCAAGACCATGTCGGGTGGGGAGATTTTAAAAGCGGAGATACGCTTGATCAAAGATTCACCACAGGGTGGAGTAGAAAAggaaataaagacaaatgag CTACAGTCTCCAGTAGCCCAAGTGAGCCGCTACCACAACTCCATGTCTTTTGGTGGCCGGTctgaaaatacacccaaacaCAGCGGCGCTGCCTCCATGGAGACAACTGATAACAAACACCAAGGCCTTTCTGAGCGGCGGGGTCACGATTCCTCAGGACGCGTCGAGGTTAGCTCGGGTTTCTCTCCCAATAAGCCTCCCGGGTTGGATCGTACGACAAGCCCCGCATGGTCGGCACACGTGTTCCCCACGCCGGCTTCATCCAGGGAGTCCATCCTCTCAGAGGGCTGGGACAGAGACAAGTGCTGGCCCGCCATGCCGCTTTCCTCTGTTGCCTCTCCTTCTTCTCTCAGCCGCACCGTCTCTCCCTGCTCGTCGGTGCGCTCTGGCGTCTTCTCCCCTGCTGTGGTTCAGATCAGAAAGCACGCTCTCGCTCCGGGCTCCAGTTTGGTTCACATCCCTCAGTCCTGTTTTTCATCATGTGACAGCCTGGCTTCTTCAATCCACCCGCAGTCTCCTCCTGTTCGGCGCCGGCTTCCCCTCACCAGACTCTCCCTCTTGACAGCCATCCTGAGGAAAGGCCGCCTGCCCgttctctctgcttctctcccGAGGCCTTACACCCCCTGTTGGCCGGTGAACCCCGTGACTCTCACTTTCTGCAACGCGTGCTCAGCAGCTTCCACCGTGGCCTCCATTCCCCTGGAGTTTTCCTCTCCGTTCACATCATCTACAACCTTAGATGGTCAAGCTTTTCCTCACAGGGAGCCTATTAGGTCTGTTACGGCGCCCCCGCCTGAGCTGCCTGATGAGCACAGTAGGCCTCGCGCTCCAGTTAAATGGTGCTCAAGGGAGAGTCGCCCAAGAAGTCTGCCGAAGTGGGACCAGGCTATCTCGTCGCCGCAGATGGAGAGCAGGACCGTGCTGCCGAGAGACCCATCACCAGGACTATGCTCAAAATTTAAAGGCGTTGCACCGAACGACATAGAAATCCCACGGCAGCCTACTTTTGCGTTCAAGCCTCCTGAGTTGAAGCCCAGCTTTGCTCACCTGTACCTGAGCAGCAAAAGAGACCACAACTTTGACAAAGACATGACTCCGCCTACACTTTTGTGTCAAGCGGCCACTTCTACAACGGAGAAAAGTCCGCAGCCAAATTCTTCCCTGTCAAAACTTCGCTGGCTTTCCGAGCGCCTGCGATCCCCTTCTCCCAGCAGCCCCTTGTCTTCTCAATCACATTCCCGCTCAGCCAGCACCGCCACATCACCTCTCCCTTCTTTCACCACGGGGAGGTGTAAATCACCGCAAGGCTTCCCCAAGGCACATAACCTGACTTCTCGCGACACACCCGTCGCTTTTTCCGGGTGGCACTCGCCCATCGGCTCTCCCACGCCTACGCCCTCTCCCGCCACGCTATTTCGAGACTTCACGCCATCCCCTTCCTTCTCCCCGCGCTTCACGCCCTCCCCGAGGCCGGGGAGTGGAATATCAGACTGCAGTGACAGggagagtaaaaaaagaaag CCTCACAAGATTAAGTCAAGCTACAAATCACTTGCTGCAATCCCTACAAACACCGTTCTCTTGGATCAGCAG GTAATAGATGAGCAGGTAGAGAGGGAGAACGTCTTGAAAAGAGGAATCATGCGTGATGAAGAAGACACCCATGCTGAG ATGTGCTCACCTGCTCAGCTACGGCAGCAGTCAGAGGAACTGTACGCAGCAATTGATGAGATCTTGGCAAATTCCAATCCACCA AACAAAACGGCGACCAAGATGTTGGCGACCGACGTCAGTTTGCGG AGCAACTCTACCAAGTCTTTGGGACGTGAAACCAAATAT GCATCTGTCAGCAGTGTGCATCCACTTCCAAGTGTCAAAAGAAGGCTGACGGACTCCAAAAAG ACGAAGCCTGGGATTGTTCACCCGATGATGACTGTTCCAAAATTGTCAGAGAAGGACGGAGCAGAATATAGAGGCTATCTCTTCAGAGAAACGGATGCCCGTCGCAGCTTAAAAGGCAACGCCAAG ACGGAAAGTGTGGGCCTTGAAGACACGGGGGGAAATGGTCACACAAGTAGAACAAGTCAAGCGCTGCAAGGACAGAGGACATCTGAAAGAAGAGGTCCATATGCCATGTGGGAATTGCAGATCATTGAGCCCGAAGGCCAGATCAGTCATGACGCCTCCACCTCTCTCTGTTCGCAACCTTGTGAAACTCACATTTAA
- the mlip gene encoding mucin-2 isoform X3, which translates to MREQSVVGAYEKTSGKTMSGGEILKAEIRLIKDSPQGGVEKEIKTNELQSPVAQVSRYHNSMSFGGRSENTPKHSGAASMETTDNKHQGLSERRGHDSSGRVEVSSGFSPNKPPGLDRTTSPAWSAHVFPTPASSRESILSEGWDRDKCWPAMPLSSVASPSSLSRTVSPCSSVRSGVFSPAVVQIRKHALAPGSSLVHIPQSCFSSCDSLASSIHPQSPPVRRRLPLTRLSLLTAILRKGRLPVLSASLPRPYTPCWPVNPVTLTFCNACSAASTVASIPLEFSSPFTSSTTLDGQAFPHREPIRSVTAPPPELPDEHSRPRAPVKWCSRESRPRSLPKWDQAISSPQMESRTVLPRDPSPGLCSKFKGVAPNDIEIPRQPTFAFKPPELKPSFAHLYLSSKRDHNFDKDMTPPTLLCQAATSTTEKSPQPNSSLSKLRWLSERLRSPSPSSPLSSQSHSRSASTATSPLPSFTTGRCKSPQGFPKAHNLTSRDTPVAFSGWHSPIGSPTPTPSPATLFRDFTPSPSFSPRFTPSPRPGSGISDCSDRESKKRKVIDEQVERENVLKRGIMRDEEDTHAEMCSPAQLRQQSEELYAAIDEILANSNPPNKTATKMLATDVSLRSNSTKSLGRETKYASVSSVHPLPSVKRRLTDSKKTKPGIVHPMMTVPKLSEKDGAEYRGYLFRETDARRSLKGNAKTESVGLEDTGGNGHTSRTSQALQGQRTSERRGPYAMWELQIIEPEGQISHDASTSLCSQPCETHI; encoded by the exons ATGCGTGAACAG AGCGTGGTTGGCGCCTATGAGAAGACAAGCGGCAAGACCATGTCGGGTGGGGAGATTTTAAAAGCGGAGATACGCTTGATCAAAGATTCACCACAGGGTGGAGTAGAAAAggaaataaagacaaatgag CTACAGTCTCCAGTAGCCCAAGTGAGCCGCTACCACAACTCCATGTCTTTTGGTGGCCGGTctgaaaatacacccaaacaCAGCGGCGCTGCCTCCATGGAGACAACTGATAACAAACACCAAGGCCTTTCTGAGCGGCGGGGTCACGATTCCTCAGGACGCGTCGAGGTTAGCTCGGGTTTCTCTCCCAATAAGCCTCCCGGGTTGGATCGTACGACAAGCCCCGCATGGTCGGCACACGTGTTCCCCACGCCGGCTTCATCCAGGGAGTCCATCCTCTCAGAGGGCTGGGACAGAGACAAGTGCTGGCCCGCCATGCCGCTTTCCTCTGTTGCCTCTCCTTCTTCTCTCAGCCGCACCGTCTCTCCCTGCTCGTCGGTGCGCTCTGGCGTCTTCTCCCCTGCTGTGGTTCAGATCAGAAAGCACGCTCTCGCTCCGGGCTCCAGTTTGGTTCACATCCCTCAGTCCTGTTTTTCATCATGTGACAGCCTGGCTTCTTCAATCCACCCGCAGTCTCCTCCTGTTCGGCGCCGGCTTCCCCTCACCAGACTCTCCCTCTTGACAGCCATCCTGAGGAAAGGCCGCCTGCCCgttctctctgcttctctcccGAGGCCTTACACCCCCTGTTGGCCGGTGAACCCCGTGACTCTCACTTTCTGCAACGCGTGCTCAGCAGCTTCCACCGTGGCCTCCATTCCCCTGGAGTTTTCCTCTCCGTTCACATCATCTACAACCTTAGATGGTCAAGCTTTTCCTCACAGGGAGCCTATTAGGTCTGTTACGGCGCCCCCGCCTGAGCTGCCTGATGAGCACAGTAGGCCTCGCGCTCCAGTTAAATGGTGCTCAAGGGAGAGTCGCCCAAGAAGTCTGCCGAAGTGGGACCAGGCTATCTCGTCGCCGCAGATGGAGAGCAGGACCGTGCTGCCGAGAGACCCATCACCAGGACTATGCTCAAAATTTAAAGGCGTTGCACCGAACGACATAGAAATCCCACGGCAGCCTACTTTTGCGTTCAAGCCTCCTGAGTTGAAGCCCAGCTTTGCTCACCTGTACCTGAGCAGCAAAAGAGACCACAACTTTGACAAAGACATGACTCCGCCTACACTTTTGTGTCAAGCGGCCACTTCTACAACGGAGAAAAGTCCGCAGCCAAATTCTTCCCTGTCAAAACTTCGCTGGCTTTCCGAGCGCCTGCGATCCCCTTCTCCCAGCAGCCCCTTGTCTTCTCAATCACATTCCCGCTCAGCCAGCACCGCCACATCACCTCTCCCTTCTTTCACCACGGGGAGGTGTAAATCACCGCAAGGCTTCCCCAAGGCACATAACCTGACTTCTCGCGACACACCCGTCGCTTTTTCCGGGTGGCACTCGCCCATCGGCTCTCCCACGCCTACGCCCTCTCCCGCCACGCTATTTCGAGACTTCACGCCATCCCCTTCCTTCTCCCCGCGCTTCACGCCCTCCCCGAGGCCGGGGAGTGGAATATCAGACTGCAGTGACAGggagagtaaaaaaagaaag GTAATAGATGAGCAGGTAGAGAGGGAGAACGTCTTGAAAAGAGGAATCATGCGTGATGAAGAAGACACCCATGCTGAG ATGTGCTCACCTGCTCAGCTACGGCAGCAGTCAGAGGAACTGTACGCAGCAATTGATGAGATCTTGGCAAATTCCAATCCACCA AACAAAACGGCGACCAAGATGTTGGCGACCGACGTCAGTTTGCGG AGCAACTCTACCAAGTCTTTGGGACGTGAAACCAAATAT GCATCTGTCAGCAGTGTGCATCCACTTCCAAGTGTCAAAAGAAGGCTGACGGACTCCAAAAAG ACGAAGCCTGGGATTGTTCACCCGATGATGACTGTTCCAAAATTGTCAGAGAAGGACGGAGCAGAATATAGAGGCTATCTCTTCAGAGAAACGGATGCCCGTCGCAGCTTAAAAGGCAACGCCAAG ACGGAAAGTGTGGGCCTTGAAGACACGGGGGGAAATGGTCACACAAGTAGAACAAGTCAAGCGCTGCAAGGACAGAGGACATCTGAAAGAAGAGGTCCATATGCCATGTGGGAATTGCAGATCATTGAGCCCGAAGGCCAGATCAGTCATGACGCCTCCACCTCTCTCTGTTCGCAACCTTGTGAAACTCACATTTAA
- the fam83b gene encoding protein FAM83B yields the protein MHMAVHKPHWDMFGSSRQDFHTSNFQGTMTGTMDSAQFSSLSSVRGEHVSGDYMQAHYKESYRLAIDCLLSGGRESYTEFLKGERIGSFLSDEELVFITANAKELPPQTHIEEINNPVDSHSSSGTYWPVHSDVDAPALELGWPDFIHENLQTNIDLLYHPPRQNSPTIKEVILKHIRDARQVIAIVMDMFTDVDILKETVDASIRGVPVYVLLDDFHLKQFLTAAENQDIKLQQLRNMRVRTVKGEDYQCRTGTKFHGAMEQKFILVDCHTVIYGSYRFTWSCAKINLSMVQVITGHLVRTYDEEFRTLYARSTVPAELCQPDHSLPSNGSHLMLGWSKYSPHSTHTIDRRDQLRHTLDSVYRKTCERNLYVRDCNDNHYAPLTEHDAGLQNHMSRFQSTDSINYLKRHSYAGERDDGHVKQNVRARASNWNISRETAMGKNYPLDNNYLVPPMYRSQKLRQSYNGNDKQILSMQQNMPTLEKTSKSFMRTWRIESYLQNPDMPFSEPSDYSDQFESSNSFMQGRMRSSLVFRSAIPEQLDQHSHMNATPSVSSRSAALHNSLRYSSMQWNPPIESSRINNEEYMFKRKSLQTLDDYSSGKNSYTSAYASLGRVKHGQIMTNPDKLTDPWHKRHSVADPRSNTAYTQDSSGDMYGSYARMQIDRGINMKQSGYRSNLNEDQRSVSHYDVKSMTDTSSRTSIWQERPSKTLSAASLGVDDRDLATKSNRMGSQHFLKKSTKKIKSFLNIPDKKEDRVERVETPSVTSDDSTDTIKAEDEAVVNHHDSKSSLEPQENHVADVKYSKPRFKMEDHQHTPQPSSSETRSQSKLGVGDKKTIPDVDVLGWNKDRKADNRLYSRFEPFCSIQKKQSLYSPFNSLEKIKNPTTDHNVHGGRGHHENKLGKFFHRVGNLIHKTK from the exons ATGCATATGGCTGTACATAAACCTCATTGGGATATGTTTGGGAGCAGTCGACAGGATTTTCACACTTCAAAT TTTCAAGGGACGATGACTGGAACAATGGACTCGGCTCAATTTTCTTCGCTGTCATCCGTAAGGGGAGAGCATGTATCAGGAGATTACATGCAAGCCCACTACAAGGAGTCATATCGCTTGGCCATTGATTGCCTCCTAAGCGGGGGCAGAGAGAGTTACACAGAGTTCCTCAAAGGAGAACGTATCGGAAGCTTCCTGTCTGACGAGGAGCTTGTCTTCATCACAGCAAACGCCAAAGAGCTCCCACCTCAGACCCACATAGAGGAAATCAATAACCCCGTGGACAGTCACTCATCCTCTGGCACCTACTGGCCTGTCCACTCGGATGTGGACGCTCCCGCTTTGGAATTGGGCTGGCCTGATTTCATACATGAAAATCTGCAGACCAATATAGATCTTCTCTATCATCCCCCACGACAAAACAGCCCCACCATTAAAGAAGTGATTCTGAAACACATACGGGATGCAAGACAG GTCATTGCCATCGTGATGGATATGTTCACTGACGTGGATATATTGAAAGAAACTGTTGACGCCTCCATTCGAGGAGTTCCAGTCTACGTGCTTTTGGATGATTTCCACTTGAAACAATTCCTCACAGCGGCTGAGAATCAAGATATAAAACTTCAACAACTCAGA AACATGAGAGTGCGCACTGTGAAAGGTGAAGATTATCAGTGTCGTACGGGGACTAAATTCCATGGAGCGATGGAGCAGAAATTTATTTTGGTCGACTGTCATACAGTGATTTATGGCTCCTACAG ATTCACGTGGTCATGTGCAAAGATCAACTTGAGCATGGTGCAGGTCATCACGGGCCATCTGGTGAGGACTTACGATGAGGAGTTTCGAACACTGTACGCGAGGTCAACAGTGCCGGCTGAATTATGTCAACCGGATCATTCTCTCCCATCTAATGGCTCCCACTTAATGCTCGGCTGGTCAAAATATTCTCCTCATTCGACACATACGATCGATCGGCGCGATCAGCTAAGGCACACGTTGGACTCTGTCTACCGGAAGACCTGTGAGAGGAATCTGTACGTCAGAGACTGCAATGATAATCACTATGCGCCTTTGACTGAGCATGACGCTGGTTTGCAGAACCACATGTCCAGATTTCAGTCTACAGATTCAATAAACTACTTAAAGCGGCACAGCTATGCGGGGGAAAGGGATGATGGACATGTCAAACAGAATGTCAGAGCCAGAGCAAGCAACTGGAATATTTCCCGGGAAACGGCAATGGGGAAAAACTATCCACTGGACAATAACTATTTAGTGCCACCGATGTACAGGAGTCAAAAGCTCCGTCAGTCATACAACGGCAACGACAAACAAATTCTTTCCATGCAGCAAAACATGCCAACGCTGGAAAAGACTTCCAAATCGTTCATGCGTACCTGGAGGATCGAGTCATACCTCCAAAACCCTGACATGCCGTTTAGCGAGCCGTCTGACTATTCGGACCAGTTTGAGTCTTCCAACAGCTTCATGCAGGGAAGAATGAGGTCTTCTCTTGTTTTTAGGTCCGCCATACCAGAGCAATTGGACCAACATTCACACATGAACGCCACACCTTCTGTCAGTAGCCGCTCAGCGGCGCTTCATAACTCTTTGCGCTATTCCTCAATGCAGTGGAATCCACCGATCGAAAGCAGCAGAATAAACAACGAAGAATACATGTTTAAGAGAAAAAGCCTGCAGACTTTGGATGACTACAGCAGTGGAAAAAACTCCTACACATCTGCCTACGCCAGCTTAGGCAGAGTCAAGCATGGGCAGATCATGACAAATCCAGACAAGTTAACCGACCCCTGGCACAAAAGGCACAGCGTGGCAGATCCAAGATCCAACACCGCATACACACAGGACTCCTCGGGTGACATGTATGGATCTTATGCTCGGATGCAAATAGATAGAGGCATCAACATGAAGCAGAGTGGCTACAGGTCAAATCTCAATGAGGATCAGCGATCTGTTTCTCATTATGATGTCAAGAGCATGACAGACACAAGTTCCCGCACTTCCATTTGGCAGGAACGTCCTTCCAAAACTCTATCTGCTGCAAGCCTGGGCGTTGACGACAGGGATTTGGCAACCAAATCCAACAGAATGGGCTCTCAGCATTTTCTAAAGAAGAGTACCAAGAAGATCAAGTCCTTTTTGAACATACCAGATAAGAAAGAGGATCGAGTCGAACGTGTGGAAACGCCAAGTGTGACGTCAGATGACAGCACAGACACCATTAAAGCCGAGGATGAGGCTGTGGTTAATCATCACGATAGCAAATCATCCCTAGAGCCTCAGGAAAACCATGTGGCCGATGTAAAGTATTCCAAACcaagattcaaaatggaggatcacCAGCACACACCTCAGCCCTCTTCCTCTGAAACAAGATCGCAAAGTAAGCTCGGCGTCGGcgacaaaaaaacaatcccagACGTTGACGTACTGGGCTGGAATAAAGACAGAAAAGCTGACAATCGCCTTTACAGCAGATTTGAGCCTTTTTGTTCAattcaaaagaaacaatctttgTACTCCCCATTCAACTCActggaaaaaatcaaaaacccAACAACTGACCACAACGTCCACGGGGGAAGAGGCCACCATGAAAATAAGCTTGGGAAATTCTTTCACAGAGTCGGAAACCTCATTCACAAGACTAAGTAG